The Aminithiophilus ramosus genome contains a region encoding:
- a CDS encoding DUF4118 domain-containing protein translates to MKSVDAHPVPSESPASRPERILVCLGPSPFGERLLREGLRMARASGGELWALHVEPPLPRQGEADRLSMEGNLRLAEELGARLFVRPGDDVAAVAADFARRHGVTRILAGKPLLPRWRTLLRGTLVDRMIRLSGSISVVAFSGVEALPPSRGDGPSPRAYGGGLALALAATAVGLPLSRVMAPANVVMVYLAAVLVAALFLGRGPSAVTAVVGVLAFDVFLVPPYYTLAVADSQYLVTFAGLLGVGLVVSGLASRAREQAREARRREEEALALHAFSRDLAAAASREAVVAAVTEHLSRMLGWDSALFLADGSGGLRAVTPLPPTAGLEAMVGDVHRLGRSQETTGGALGLPLEVPGEKVGVLVLFPRQESRSGRLRDTVVLQAAQALHHLLLDERAREAELLQVREKIQTALLNSISHEIRTPLSSITGVLSSLRGGAKAFAFDEASRSALIETAWSEARRLNGLVGNLLGMSRLEAGALRLALEPCDPAEIVAHVLDQMHERLEGREVETELPREACLVTVDFIFFSLVLVNLVDNALKYSPPGSPLALAVRRCGSASLVFDVLDRGPGIPEAFREKVFEKFFRLAPGGGGTGLGLAISKGIVEAHGGTLEALSRRDGGTVMRVTLPEAVEP, encoded by the coding sequence ATGAAGAGCGTCGACGCCCATCCCGTTCCGTCGGAATCCCCTGCGTCCCGGCCCGAGCGGATTCTCGTCTGTCTCGGCCCCAGCCCCTTCGGCGAGCGCCTTCTCCGCGAAGGCCTCCGGATGGCCCGGGCTTCCGGAGGCGAGCTGTGGGCCCTCCACGTGGAGCCCCCCCTTCCCCGCCAGGGGGAGGCCGATCGGCTTTCCATGGAGGGGAATCTGCGTCTCGCCGAGGAGCTGGGCGCTCGGCTTTTCGTCCGCCCCGGCGACGACGTCGCCGCCGTCGCCGCCGATTTCGCCCGTCGCCACGGCGTGACGCGCATCCTCGCCGGCAAGCCCCTTCTTCCCCGGTGGAGAACCCTCTTGCGGGGAACCCTCGTGGACCGCATGATCCGTCTCAGCGGCTCCATCTCCGTCGTCGCCTTCAGCGGCGTCGAGGCCCTTCCCCCCTCCCGCGGCGACGGCCCCTCTCCCCGGGCCTACGGAGGGGGTCTGGCCCTCGCCCTGGCCGCCACGGCCGTCGGGCTTCCCCTGAGCCGCGTCATGGCTCCCGCCAACGTCGTCATGGTCTACCTCGCCGCCGTCCTCGTGGCGGCCCTTTTCCTCGGCAGGGGGCCTTCAGCGGTGACGGCCGTCGTCGGCGTTCTCGCCTTCGACGTCTTTCTCGTGCCTCCCTACTACACCCTGGCCGTCGCCGATTCCCAGTACCTCGTCACCTTCGCCGGCCTCCTCGGCGTCGGCCTCGTCGTCAGCGGATTGGCCTCGCGGGCCCGAGAGCAGGCCCGCGAGGCCAGGCGCAGGGAGGAGGAGGCCCTGGCCCTTCACGCCTTCAGCCGCGACCTGGCCGCTGCGGCGTCGAGAGAGGCCGTCGTCGCCGCCGTGACGGAACACCTCTCGCGGATGTTGGGCTGGGATTCGGCCCTTTTCCTGGCCGACGGATCGGGCGGTCTCCGCGCCGTCACGCCTCTCCCCCCGACGGCCGGTCTGGAGGCGATGGTCGGCGACGTTCATCGCCTCGGCCGATCCCAGGAGACGACGGGAGGCGCCCTCGGTCTTCCCCTCGAAGTCCCGGGCGAGAAAGTCGGCGTCCTCGTCCTTTTCCCCCGCCAGGAGAGCCGTTCGGGGCGGCTGCGCGACACGGTCGTCCTCCAGGCGGCCCAGGCCCTTCATCATCTCCTGCTCGACGAGCGGGCCCGCGAGGCGGAGCTCCTCCAGGTCCGCGAGAAGATCCAGACGGCCCTTCTCAACTCCATCTCTCACGAAATACGGACGCCTCTGTCGTCCATCACCGGCGTTCTCAGTTCCCTGCGAGGGGGGGCGAAGGCCTTCGCCTTCGACGAGGCCTCCCGGTCGGCGCTCATCGAGACGGCCTGGTCCGAGGCGCGGCGCCTCAACGGTCTCGTCGGCAACCTGCTCGGCATGAGCCGCCTCGAGGCGGGAGCCCTTCGGCTTGCCCTCGAGCCCTGCGACCCGGCCGAAATCGTCGCCCACGTCCTGGACCAGATGCACGAGCGCCTCGAGGGACGGGAGGTCGAAACGGAACTGCCCCGCGAGGCCTGTCTCGTCACCGTCGATTTCATCTTCTTCTCCCTCGTCCTCGTCAACCTCGTCGACAACGCCCTCAAATACAGCCCTCCCGGCTCGCCCCTCGCCCTGGCCGTCCGTCGTTGCGGGAGCGCCTCCCTCGTCTTCGACGTCCTCGACCGCGGACCGGGAATTCCCGAGGCCTTCAGGGAGAAGGTCTTCGAGAAGTTCTTCCGCCTCGCGCCCGGCGGCGGAGGCACGGGGCTGGGGCTGGCCATATCGAAGGGGATCGTCGAGGCTCACGGAGGAACGCTGGAGGCCCTCTCCCGCAGGGACGGCGGAACGGTCATGAGGGTGACCCTGCCGGAGGCGGTCGAGCCGTGA
- a CDS encoding response regulator, translated as MTAENRRVLVVDDEKAIRRLLDLALSPQGYAVFEAASAAEGLARAIEVRPDLILLDLGLPDRDGREFIEELRSWSQIPLIVLSVRDREAEKIAALDGGANDYVVKPFGIGELLARMRAVLRRALPAGEEPLFRVGDLEVDLPRRRVLLGGRELSLTPTEYDLLKTLIRHRGKVVTHGRLLQAVWGEAYREERHLLQVNMSNLRRKIEPDPSRPRYLLTEPGVGYRLRDEG; from the coding sequence GTGACGGCCGAGAACCGGCGCGTCCTCGTCGTCGACGACGAAAAGGCCATCCGCCGCCTCCTCGACCTCGCCCTCTCTCCCCAGGGCTACGCCGTCTTCGAGGCAGCCTCCGCCGCCGAGGGGCTGGCTCGGGCCATCGAGGTCCGTCCCGACCTGATCCTCCTCGACCTGGGGCTCCCCGACCGCGACGGAAGGGAGTTCATCGAAGAGCTGCGGAGCTGGTCCCAGATCCCCCTCATCGTCCTCTCCGTCCGCGACAGGGAGGCCGAGAAAATCGCCGCCCTCGACGGCGGAGCCAACGACTACGTCGTCAAGCCCTTCGGCATCGGCGAGCTTCTGGCCCGCATGCGGGCCGTCCTGCGCCGGGCCCTTCCCGCCGGAGAGGAGCCCCTTTTTCGCGTCGGCGACCTCGAAGTCGATCTGCCCCGTCGCCGTGTCCTCCTCGGAGGCCGCGAACTCTCCCTGACGCCGACGGAATACGACCTACTCAAAACGCTCATCCGCCACAGAGGCAAGGTCGTCACCCACGGCCGCCTCCTCCAGGCGGTCTGGGGCGAGGCCTACCGGGAGGAACGTCATCTCCTCCAGGTCAACATGAGCAACCTGCGCCGCAAGATCGAGCCCGACCCTTCGAGGCCTCGCTACCTCCTCACCGAGCCCGGCGTCGGCTATCGCCTTCGCGACGAGGGGTAG